Proteins found in one Penaeus vannamei isolate JL-2024 chromosome 43, ASM4276789v1, whole genome shotgun sequence genomic segment:
- the LOC113829737 gene encoding uncharacterized protein, translating to MARLRILLVWVCVLMAGTEPRAVPLRNHGGVIFGSDFLRILDPRHQSGDASSDGAAEAVAAGATDAAAQSVQLQRPPPSGRQLHDEPAQRRPPSPFAAPSVTGSSPLTNRTESPDKDRVATRLSNDNDHVSSSPSTILASSTPSRRANALRRKQSSSRTAQTRPSTSHHKFGRKFASGASLNHHRSTTTTAKTSSISTPLPETRRAGVRATVSPAAGKVFLDSPVSASPAESQAGTTEGSFSIPFDDYDYYYYYYADDIDSLLSGDPAVDATTTEKTKRTTQPAARRSTTGTSTASIFSKITTAAPVTPSPRPSRTTRTTKATARTPSTVDSTTPATVPDSVTSRTLRYRTTSKAKANATRNLAATTPSSRATEPTAKSTTTTTSTVTERRTTTIKPTPERDDFSVTERSFTVSSERVTAGRRTVPATTEKLTSTVTASSPAPAPSSTTSKPSSTTKPDSAAESSTRSESSFSKAPSRSGSLSSSRSSSRSLSQSVLKTSRVSSATSTTTQSHLERKNKLPTSRTSNTSQFRYTTSRPQVTEKALRVITESSVTESSVTEETQSERSKVTEGPQRPQSSPQEDTKRTTRLQVPVIPKETTESTVAEESDKAVIIKASESPEETSEASSPKKTSEATRTQPTQPPKDDTEASVPEDGGQSTRLGIASSSSVVVEVRVESPPRPEPRRMPTSVNQSSIQALDRGRDNKDKEDPSPPSPPLAEAEESPATSSPTNSTAEENSNASAATTSSSLRTVHTINPERHTTSFLLSEPLVVDIVTEPKMSDRSPSEKSDATQSPPSAKSTQNSSSSNTTEVPEAGEDQAKPQGKTPAEENKSKAVETQENAKEAENQTTNADTPTEEQSLNQTQSQSVSTSVSRTELRTAEISTSVAGSGSTSTDPVEPAAATSNTTEPPTVSTTTPSGVNSTTLPSSKPKIGAPSGRLIVGSPRAQQGLAPQGLAPFGQAPGGLAPFGNAPHGLAPKGLIPTGLHPHGLAPHGLSKLGDSNSTGTNSTGLTFVDANVGGGADANNTVGYVVEEHNRSRFRLEEKTQDGFIIGEYGVVDHATGDVNGVRYTADSSADPHLIYETLMKFLEL from the coding sequence GTGTGCGTCCTGATGGCGGGCACGGAGCCCCGAGCGGTGCCGCTCCGGAATCACGGCGGGGTCATCTTCGGCAGCGACTTCCTGCGCATCCTTGACCCCCGACATCAGTCTGGAGACGCGAGCTCGGACGGTGCCGCAGAGGCTGTCGCCGCGGGGGCGACCGATGCGGCGGCGCAGTCAGTCCAGCTGCAGCGGCCGCCTCCCTCGGGCAGACAGCTGCACGACGAGCCAGCGCAACGACGACCGCCGAGCCCGTTTGCCGCGCCAAGCGTGACGGGGTCGTCGCCGCTCACAAATCGGACGGAAAGTCCAGACAAAGACCGCGTTGCCACACGTTTAAGCAACGATAATGACCAcgtttcatcttctccttctactaTTTTAGCGTCGTCTACGCCCTCACGGAGAGCCAACGCTCTGCGGAGAAAGCAATCTTCCAGCAGGACGGCGCAGACGCGGCCCTCAACTTCGCACCACAAGTTCGGCAGGAAGTTTGCGTCGGGCGCGTCCCTCAATCACCACAGATCGACCACGACGACGGCGAAGACGTCCTCTATCTCCACGCCCTTGCCCGAAACCAGGAGGGCTGGCGTGCGTGCTACCGTCAGTCCAGCCGCTGGGAAAGTGTTTCTGGATTCTCCCGTGTCTGCCAGTCCCGCTGAATCACAGGCAGGTACTACCGAGGGAAGTTTTAGTATACCGTTTGAtgattacgactactactactactattatgctGATGACATCGACTCTCTGCTGAGTGGTGACCCAGCCGTCGATGCAACCACGACTGAGAAGACCAAGAGAACAACGCAGCCAGCAGCCAGGCGATCCACCACAGGGACGTCCACGGCCAGCATATTCTCAAAAATCACCACCGCAGCGCCTGTAACGCCTTCTCCACGTCCTTCGCGCACGACACGGACGACGAAGGCAACAGCTCGAACACCGTCCACGGTGGACTCCACAACGCCAGCAACAGTCCCAGACTCAGTGACATCAAGGACTCTCAGATATCGCACTACATCAAAGGCGAAAGCCAATGCTACGAGAAACCTGGCTGCAACGACGCCATCTTCAAGGGCGACAGAACCTACAGCAAAATCAACCACAACGACGACATCCACAGTCACAGAACGGAGAACCACAACAATCAAACCTACACCTGAGAGAGACGATTTCAGTGTAACAGAGAGAAGCTTTACAGTATCTTCCGAAAGAGTGACCGCAGGCCGGCGCACTGTGCCTGCGACAACAGAGAAACTCACTTCCACCGTCACTGCTTCCTCGCCGGCCCCTGCTCCCTCGTCCACCACCAGCAAGCCATCTTCGACTACAAAACCAGATTCTGCTGCTGAGTCATCCACCAGAAGCGAGTCGTCCTTCAGCAAGGCACCGTCGAGATCTGGGTCACTCTCCAGCAGCAGGTCGTCCTCCAGATCACTATCACAGTCCGTTCTGAAAACGTCGAGAGTTTCGTCGGCTACATCTACAACCACGCAGTCACATCTCGAGAGAAAGAATAAGCTTCCCACATCCAGGACGAGCAACACGTCACAATTCCGGTACACCACCTCAAGGCCTCAAGTTACAGAGAAAGCATTGAGAGTTATTACAGAGAGCTCAGTTACAGAGAGCTCAGTTACAGAGGAAACCCAGAGTGAAAGATCGAAGGTCACTGAAGGACCACAAAGACCACAGAGTTCTCCTCAAGAGGACACCAAACGAACCACCAGGTTGCAGGTACCAGTAATACCAAAAGAAACGACAGAAAGCACCGTTGCAGAGGAAAGCGATAAGGCTGTCATAATCAAGGCATCCGAATCCCCAGAGGAAACTTCAGAGGCTTCATCTCCGAAGAAAACGAGCGAGGCCACGAGAACCCAGCCAACCCAGCCACCAAAGGATGATACAGAAGCCTCGGTCCCGGAAGACGGTGGACAGTCAACCAGGCTCGGGATTGCCTCGTCCTCCTCGGTTGTGGTTGAGGTCCGAGTGGAATCTCCCCCTCGACCTGAACCTCGAAGGATGCCGACGTCTGTCAATCAGTCCTCCATTCAGGCCCTTGATCGCGGCAGAGACAATAAGGATAAGGAAGACCCATCaccgccctccccacccctggCAGAAGCGGAAGAAAGTCCAGCTACTTCTTCCCCTACGAATTCCACCGCGGAAGAAAATTCCAACGCGTCAGCAGCAACGACCTCTTCTTCACTACGGACAGTTCACACTATCAATCCCGAACGCCACACAACCAGCTTCCTTCTTAGCGAGCCTCTGGTGGTGGACATCGTCACAGAGCCAAAGATGAGCGATCGAAGTCCCAGTGAGAAGTCAGACGCAACTCAAAGCCCTCCTTCAGCGAAATCTACCCAAAATTCCTCTTCCAGTAACACCACTGAAGTTCCTGAAGCCGGTGAGGACCAAGCAAAGCCTCAGGGTAAGACTCCAGCAGAGGAGAATAAGTCGAAAGCAGTAGAAACACAAGAGAATGCAAAGGAGGCGGAGAACCAAACAACAAATGCAGACACGCCTACAGAAGAGCAATCCCTAAATCAAACACAGAGTCAAAGCGTGAGCACCTCGGTCTCCAGGACAGAGTTGAGGACTGCTGAGATCTCTACCAGTGTAGCTGGATCTGGAAGCACGTCCACCGATCCCGTTGAACCAGCAGCAGCAACTTCTAACACAACAGAACCACCTACAGTTTCTACCACGACTCCCTCAGGTGTGAATTCCACCACACTCCCTTCGTCTAAACCCAAGATTGGCGCCCCTTCAGGCAGACTTATAGTTGGTTCCCCTCGCGCCCAGCAAGGACTAGCACCACAAGGTCTCGCACCATTTGGCCAGGCCCCAGGGGGGTTGGCACCATTCGGCAACGCTCCCCATGGCTTGGCCCCAAAGGGACTCATTCCAACTGGGTTGCACCCTCACGGTCTAGCCCCACACGGACTCTCAAAGCTTGGAGACAGTAACAGTACCGGTACTAACAGCACGGGCTTGACATTTGTGGATGCGAATGTGGGAGGTGGAGCAGATGCCAATAACACCGTGGGCTACGTCGTGGAGGAACACAACAGAAGTCGCTTCCGTCTTGAGGAGAAAACGCAAGACGGTTTCATCATCGGCGAATACGGGGTGGTCGACCACGCGACCGGCGACGTCAACGGCGTTCGGTACACTGCCGACAGTAGCGCCGACCCTCACCTAATATACGAAACGCTCATGAAGTTCCTCGAACTGTAG